The following are from one region of the Vibrio rarus genome:
- the yciA gene encoding acyl-CoA thioester hydrolase YciA, which yields MTSPIAQAQHAPPRGEMLLRTLAMPADTNANGDIFGGWIMSQLDLAGGILAKEISKGRIATVSVSSITFKRPVSVGDIVCCHGECSRIGNSSMSIELEVWNKKVLGERAGERELVCEATFHYVAIDSNGRPRKIEK from the coding sequence ATGACGAGCCCAATAGCACAAGCTCAGCATGCTCCCCCTCGCGGAGAAATGCTACTTAGAACACTGGCTATGCCTGCTGACACAAATGCCAACGGTGATATATTTGGTGGCTGGATTATGTCTCAACTCGACCTTGCTGGCGGTATTCTTGCTAAAGAAATCTCCAAAGGGCGTATTGCCACTGTATCTGTTTCCAGCATTACCTTTAAACGCCCTGTTTCTGTTGGCGATATTGTGTGCTGTCACGGCGAGTGCAGTCGTATTGGTAACTCTTCAATGTCTATTGAATTGGAAGTTTGGAACAAAAAAGTGCTCGGTGAGCGCGCTGGAGAACGTGAATTGGTGTGTGAAGCAACTTTTCACTATGTTGCTATTGATAGTAACGGTCGACCTCGTAAAATAGAAAAATAA
- a CDS encoding septation protein A: MKPLFDFVPLIIFFILYKMYDIYMATGALVVATSIQLILTFLILKKVEKVQVITFIVVTIFGGLTLLLHDENFIKWKVTIIYSLFALGLTMTQLTGKPFIKGMLHKEISLPDSQWKIINWAWTLFFTCCALLNIYVAFRLPLDVWVDFKVFGLLAATLVFTLLTGLYIYICTQKESKKIE; this comes from the coding sequence ATGAAACCATTATTTGACTTTGTCCCTCTTATCATCTTTTTTATATTGTACAAAATGTATGATATTTACATGGCGACTGGGGCTCTGGTCGTGGCCACGTCGATTCAACTTATTCTTACTTTCTTAATACTGAAGAAGGTGGAAAAGGTACAAGTCATCACGTTTATTGTGGTGACGATTTTTGGTGGACTAACACTACTTTTGCATGATGAAAACTTCATCAAATGGAAAGTAACCATTATCTACAGTTTGTTTGCGTTAGGCTTAACCATGACACAGTTAACCGGTAAGCCATTTATCAAGGGAATGTTGCATAAGGAAATTTCTCTACCAGACTCCCAGTGGAAGATTATCAACTGGGCCTGGACTCTTTTTTTCACATGCTGCGCTTTGCTTAACATCTATGTGGCTTTCCGCCTTCCTCTTGATGTATGGGTAGACTTCAAAGTGTTCGGCTTATTAGCCGCCACCTTAGTGTTCACCCTACTCACCGGTCTTTATATCTACATATGTACACAAAAAGAGAGTAAAAAAATAGAATGA
- a CDS encoding DsbA family protein: protein MSKVSARLYYVYDPMCAWCWGYKPAWQTIESKLQDTLSVTYVVGGLAPDSDVPMPMEMRQQIASYWQKIEALLGTQFNHEFWQTNTPRRSTYPSCRAMLAARLQGKEKSLLTAVQHAYYLQARNPSNVSTLEALAEETGLDVAAFRQAMSSDEIEQQLQSELAFARSIGGNSFPSLFVEKDSTVIEVPVDYRDPMLTIKQIEKVLESL from the coding sequence ATGAGCAAGGTAAGTGCCCGCCTTTATTATGTGTATGACCCTATGTGTGCATGGTGCTGGGGTTATAAGCCTGCTTGGCAGACGATTGAGAGCAAATTGCAAGATACGCTGTCGGTGACTTATGTTGTTGGAGGCCTAGCACCCGATTCAGATGTACCTATGCCCATGGAAATGCGCCAACAAATTGCCTCTTATTGGCAGAAAATTGAGGCGTTGCTAGGGACGCAGTTTAACCATGAGTTTTGGCAAACCAATACTCCGAGACGTTCTACTTATCCATCGTGCCGTGCGATGTTGGCCGCCCGTCTACAAGGCAAAGAGAAATCGTTACTCACCGCAGTTCAACATGCCTATTACCTGCAAGCACGAAACCCAAGCAATGTAAGCACATTGGAGGCGTTAGCTGAAGAGACGGGGTTAGATGTGGCCGCGTTTCGACAAGCCATGTCCTCAGATGAAATAGAGCAACAACTGCAGTCTGAACTGGCTTTTGCTCGCTCTATTGGTGGCAATAGCTTCCCATCATTGTTTGTAGAAAAAGACAGTACAGTGATAGAAGTTCCCGTGGATTATAGAGATCCTATGCTCACCATAAAACAGATAGAAAAAGTGCTAGAGTCGCTGTAA
- a CDS encoding YdcH family protein: MLGEKHSLNNDFPELEQEINQMMSNDSNFARDNKAYIALDKEIRVLELNGDPITDKEMNRLKHDRAVLKDSLYQRLLK, from the coding sequence ATGTTAGGTGAAAAGCACTCTTTAAATAACGACTTTCCTGAGTTGGAACAAGAAATTAATCAAATGATGAGCAATGATTCAAATTTTGCTAGGGACAACAAGGCTTATATTGCCCTAGATAAAGAGATACGAGTGTTGGAGCTAAACGGTGATCCGATAACCGATAAAGAGATGAATCGGCTAAAGCACGATAGGGCAGTGTTAAAAGACTCCCTCTATCAACGTTTACTTAAGTAA
- a CDS encoding dicarboxylate/amino acid:cation symporter gives MLKNKKLLGNIGVQVVIAMVLGTLVGAVMGEGATVFAPLGTIFINLIKMLVVPLVAVALISGSAGLGDSSSAGKVGITTLAFFAVTSALAVALALVMGHIFEPGTGIDMASVESMFSSEYASQGTIPGFWDTVTGMIPTNVFQSLNDANILQILVFCLFFGIAVSSLEKQRRDPLVNGVNAIVDAMVWMINKVMLLAPLGVFGLMADAVGSFGFSALTVVIKLFIVYVVAILIFGFIVYPAMVHVLTKTSAKKFLVAMKKPQAVALSTASSMATLPVNMDTVENELGVRTSTASFVLPLGATINMSGNAIYYGLVAIFFAQMFHIDLSLGAYIAIIATSTLGAVGQAGVPGPSFLVVAVLLAAGIPIEGLPLLFALDRIFDMIRTALNITGDAACAVIVDSLLEDDVSAVEQQG, from the coding sequence GTGTTAAAAAATAAAAAATTACTTGGCAACATAGGCGTGCAAGTTGTCATTGCTATGGTCCTCGGGACACTTGTTGGTGCCGTTATGGGCGAAGGCGCGACCGTTTTTGCACCTCTTGGCACTATCTTCATTAATTTGATTAAAATGCTTGTTGTGCCACTGGTTGCTGTTGCCTTAATTTCTGGTTCAGCTGGTCTTGGTGATAGCTCATCTGCAGGTAAAGTTGGTATTACTACTCTTGCCTTTTTTGCTGTTACTTCAGCGTTAGCTGTAGCGCTAGCATTGGTAATGGGCCACATATTTGAACCAGGCACTGGTATTGATATGGCATCTGTTGAGAGCATGTTCTCAAGTGAATACGCCTCTCAAGGTACTATCCCAGGTTTTTGGGATACCGTCACTGGCATGATCCCAACGAACGTTTTCCAATCTTTGAATGATGCGAACATACTGCAAATCTTAGTATTCTGTCTTTTCTTCGGTATCGCTGTTTCAAGTTTAGAAAAACAACGTCGTGATCCTCTGGTCAACGGTGTGAATGCTATCGTTGATGCAATGGTTTGGATGATCAATAAAGTAATGCTACTAGCACCTCTAGGTGTATTCGGTCTAATGGCTGATGCGGTAGGTTCATTTGGCTTTAGTGCACTCACCGTTGTTATTAAGCTCTTTATTGTTTATGTGGTGGCTATTTTGATTTTCGGCTTCATCGTATACCCTGCGATGGTGCATGTCTTAACCAAAACATCCGCTAAAAAGTTCTTAGTGGCTATGAAAAAGCCACAAGCTGTTGCTCTATCGACGGCCTCTTCCATGGCAACGCTGCCTGTGAACATGGATACCGTTGAAAATGAACTCGGTGTAAGAACATCAACCGCTTCATTTGTTTTACCTTTAGGTGCAACAATCAACATGTCTGGTAATGCTATTTACTACGGCTTAGTGGCTATCTTCTTTGCTCAAATGTTCCACATTGACCTAAGCTTAGGCGCTTATATTGCAATCATCGCCACCTCTACTCTAGGTGCTGTTGGTCAAGCGGGCGTTCCAGGACCATCATTCTTAGTCGTAGCGGTATTGCTTGCTGCGGGTATCCCAATTGAAGGTCTACCATTGCTATTTGCCCTTGACCGTATCTTCGATATGATTCGTACTGCGTTAAACATCACAGGTGATGCCGCATGTGCTGTGATTGTAGATTCTTTACTAGAAGATGACGTTTCTGCCGTCGAGCAACAAGGTTAA
- a CDS encoding exoribonuclease R yields MLRDYTFDCLVTMPRHELEEFGARMISKMVPEDVMSELFTFEHEEVDSEQRMVSAQLDAKLRMTGIALSEIQQAFDDSEHAKQNSVRMTRLVLWHFYAISFNLEEAISLEIHCEQVEKILRNTPQDALGWVTTLTELLHTYARINAEQNG; encoded by the coding sequence ATGCTTCGTGATTACACCTTTGATTGTCTTGTAACTATGCCCCGCCATGAACTGGAAGAGTTCGGCGCAAGAATGATCAGCAAAATGGTACCGGAAGATGTAATGAGTGAATTGTTCACTTTTGAACACGAAGAGGTGGACAGCGAACAACGTATGGTGTCTGCGCAACTTGATGCCAAATTACGTATGACAGGCATTGCTCTAAGTGAAATACAACAAGCCTTTGATGATTCAGAACACGCCAAGCAAAACAGTGTGAGAATGACCCGTTTGGTTCTATGGCATTTCTACGCTATCTCATTTAACTTAGAAGAAGCGATTTCTCTTGAAATACACTGCGAACAAGTTGAAAAAATATTACGCAATACCCCTCAAGACGCATTAGGTTGGGTGACTACCCTTACCGAATTACTGCACACCTACGCTCGTATTAATGCTGAACAAAACGGCTAA
- a CDS encoding MerR family transcriptional regulator: MNIKEFSVLVELSSHTLRYYEKIGLLKNVQRNSSGHRVYSSQDLRWVGFIKRLKETAMPLDEILQYAKLRDRGEDSVVERQALLERHRENLKQHIAQQTLHLSALEDKITLYKSGKVS; the protein is encoded by the coding sequence ATGAATATAAAAGAATTTTCGGTCTTGGTTGAGTTGTCATCTCATACTCTTCGATATTATGAAAAAATAGGCTTGCTGAAAAATGTGCAGCGAAATAGCAGTGGTCACCGAGTGTATAGTTCTCAAGATCTAAGGTGGGTAGGTTTTATAAAACGCCTTAAGGAAACGGCAATGCCTCTTGATGAGATTCTACAATACGCAAAATTAAGAGACAGAGGTGAAGATTCAGTTGTTGAGCGTCAAGCATTGTTAGAGCGACATAGAGAAAACTTAAAACAACACATTGCTCAACAAACCCTGCATCTCAGTGCATTAGAAGACAAAATCACATTATATAAAAGTGGAAAAGTGAGTTGA
- a CDS encoding carboxymuconolactone decarboxylase family protein has translation MNDSRFEMGLQLLSTIDGEAGQHVIDSLQDICPDLAKYTIEFPFGDIYARSGLDLKSREIATVAALTALGNCTPQLKVHLNAALNVGCSEEELKEIILQMTVYAGFPAALNAMFAFKEILEQRDN, from the coding sequence ATGAATGATTCACGTTTTGAGATGGGCCTACAGTTACTGTCAACAATTGACGGTGAAGCAGGGCAGCATGTTATTGATAGCCTACAAGATATTTGCCCCGATTTAGCCAAATATACCATTGAATTTCCGTTTGGAGATATCTATGCCCGCTCAGGGTTGGACTTGAAGTCTCGAGAAATTGCTACCGTTGCCGCACTCACGGCTTTAGGTAATTGTACCCCTCAACTTAAGGTACATTTAAATGCTGCGCTCAATGTAGGTTGCAGTGAGGAAGAGCTGAAGGAAATCATATTGCAAATGACGGTATATGCAGGCTTTCCTGCCGCTTTAAATGCTATGTTTGCATTTAAAGAAAT